In a genomic window of Helianthus annuus cultivar XRQ/B chromosome 10, HanXRQr2.0-SUNRISE, whole genome shotgun sequence:
- the LOC110885534 gene encoding homeobox-leucine zipper protein HAT14, translating to MELALSLGDTPKPISIADENRSQQQKNKELGFCMVLGSSSQVQDHQHKNYDDDDKTNCSSSSSDPRPLQLDLRPFSPSLHQSSPTPPPSHRPFPWLSQILIGEPSSHTKLGKGLDVKPLTAVYDPDNGEEPAPVQSSPNDSNSDTSSFQMDFSSIFRSSAGSSRFPSMKPDMEFVRGNMDFLADVSERDHRVSSRRGGYGGTSDDDENGLGRKKLRLTKEQSAFLEDSFKEHNTLNPKQKLILANQLNLRPRQVEVWFQNRRARTKLKQTEVDCEYLKTCCETLTEENKRLQKELQELRALKTSQPFYMQLPATTLTMCPSCERVVTTSSTTTTPPNTTATKQQQPTNP from the exons atggaGCTTGCTTTGAGCTTAGGAGATACGCCAAAGCCAATTTCAATTGCAGATGAAAACAGATCACAACAGCAGAAGAACAAAGAATTAGGGTTTTGCATGGTATTAGGAAGCAGCAGCCAGGTTCAAGATCATCAGCACAAGAACTATGACGATGATGATAAAACAAATTGTTCTTCTTCATCATCGGATCCACGGCCGTTACAGCTTGATCTCCGCCCTTTTTCACCGTCTCTCCACCAATCTTCACCGACACCGCCACCTTCTCACCGTCCTTTTCCATGGCTGTCTCAAATTT TAATAGGCGAACCGAGTTCCCATACTAAACTAGGAAAAGGGTTGGATGTGAAACCGCTAACCGCAGTATATGATCCTGACAACGGAGAAGAACCAGCCCCCGTTCAGTCTTCACCAAACGACAGTAATAGTGATACGTCATCCTTTCAAATGGATTTTTCTTCCATTTTCAGAAGTAGCGCTGGTAGCAGTAGATTTCCATCTATGAAACCTGATATGGAGTTCGTAAGGGGGAATATGGATTTTTTAGCGGATGTTTCCGAAAGAGATCATAGAGTTTCTTCAAGACGCGGAGGGTATGGTGGaactagtgatgatgatgaaaatgggTTGGGTAGAAAGAAGCTTCGACTCACTAAAGAACAATCCGCTTTTCTTGAAGATAGCTTCAAAGAACACAATACCCTCAACCCT AAACAAAAGCTGATTTTAGCAAACCAGCTGAACCTTCGTCCACGACAAGTAGAGGTGTGGTTCCAAAACAGAAGGGCAAG GACAAAGTTGAAGCAGACTGAGGTGGATTGCGAGTATCTAAAGACATGTTGTGAAACCCTAACTGAAGAAAACAAGAGATTGCAAAAAGAACTTCAAGAATTAAGAGCCTTAAAAACTTCCCAGCCATTTTACATGCAGCTCCCAGCCACCACCCTCACAATGTGTCCTTCGTGTGAGCGAGTCGTCACCACCTCTTCTACCACCACCACTCCACCCAACACCACCGCGACAAAGCAGCAGCAACCCACCAATCCATGA